DNA sequence from the Deltaproteobacteria bacterium genome:
CGGCATCGGGCAGGATCAGTGGCTCGACCGCTCGACGGACGTCCTCCGCTGCTGTATGCACCTGACCGCTCCGGCTAGATAAGGTCCGGAGCCGAGCGACGTAAGAGTTATCCCAGACCCTTGGCATCCGAGTTCTCCTTCGGGTTAGGCGGTATCTTCTCACGATGCTTCCAGATGAACGCCGCCGCTGGTGCCGAACGATCGATCGCAGCGCTGCAGATGAGGAGCACGGGCTTCGGGAGATCGTCGTAGGCTCGGAGTGCAAGCTTCCGCATCTCTTCGAGCCGTGCACGTTTCTGGACTGGATCGGTCCTACTATGCGCCGGATCCTCCCACGGCAAAGGAACGACGGCGAAGCCGCGGTCTTGAAGAAAGGCACGGAAGTTGCCCCCAGGCAGATCAAGGCTCTCATAACACCGCAGGTCTCGGTCATGCATAAAGTCGATTATGCTTGCGACGCCCTCGAGTTTGACTTGCTCGGCCCATTCAACGACCAACGGCGTGGCCTCACGAGGAATCGGAGATCCGCTCCCGCCATATCTAGGATGGTGCCGAAGCGGCCGCTGAGCGCAGGCCAACTCGTCGGGGATTATCCATGCAAGGACATCGGTGGTGTTGCCGGCTTCGAGTTGCTTACGGAGTGCCTTCATTCTACCAACAATCTCGACGCGCTTCGCCTCGAGCTCTTGCTCGTTGTCCATCGACCTGACCGCCTAACGACCCGCGCATCAGCGGCCCGCGAGCGACGAGCCGTGAGGCCGAGACGTGCTGGATGGTCGCCGAAGTAGAGCGACACAATCAAGACGCTTACTCGCGGGTCCGCTGCATGCGTTGGTTAGGTGGCCTCCGCCTGCTCACTTGCTGAGACGCGCGATCAGGGTGTTGCTCGGGAGCGTCGGATCTAGCACTTTATTGCCGCTCTCCACCCCGACCAGGGGCAAGCCATCGGTGTGCAGCAGACCCACTTGCACCAGTAGCGAGGCCTGATCCCAGTAGATGCGTTCGCTCGCCAGCTTACCGCCCCGAAACTGAACTACGACGATCAGCGGCAACAGAACCCGCCTTCCCGTCGGCGCGATACCTGGTAGCGCCCAATCCATCCGGACGCTATGCGTAAAGCGGGCGACCATCTCGTCTACCAGCCGGTCCTCTGCGATCGTGCGGGAGATAGGAATGATCTCGAGATCCGGCGGCATCTGCGAGATAAAATGCTTAGAGTAAAACTCTCGCAGCTGGGCATGCCCTGTTCCTCCGGTCAGCACTGGAACATGGTTGACATAGGCATCCTCCACCATCGTCTCCAGCGTCCGGTCGGTATCTTTGGTGGCAAACTCATGTCGGAGATGCTCGTCCCACAGATCCGATAACGCCCGCTGTGATGGTGACAGCTGCGGTGCGACTGAACTGCTCATTTTGAAGCTCCTTTGGCTCCGTGATTCTGGCTCATGGGGTCGGCCACCTAACGATACGGCGGTTCAGCGGCGGCGCGTAGCGCCGTCCGCTGAAACCCCGGGTTAGCGAGGTCGACCGCGATTGATGCCCGTCTCATTCCTGTTCCAGGAGGCCTTCCGCAACGTCGAGGAACTGCGTCGTAACCTGTGCCTTTCGCTGCACCTCAACCCGACTGCCCGCGAACGCCTGGCCGAAGCCTCGGCGAACACGCCCGGGGTCGAACAGCAGCTGAACGCTTCCGTCGGAACCAAGGCGACGGGCGCCCAGTGGATTGATGACAGATGTTCTCAAGGGAACTCCGCCCTTGAGTGGAACAGGATAATCACCCACGACCGGAAGATGTGTAGTCAGTCGCCGTATCAGAGCTCCAGCGAGCGACTTTTCTGAAGACGCTGAACGCGCGCGGTCCGTGAGCAAAGCATTAGCACTCGGAAGGAGCCAGACGAAAGCGCCCTCGGCGAGTTTCTCGTGCTCCGCCGCTTCATCGATTGCGGGGCCTAGGAGAAGGTTCACCTCCGGGTCGAGGTAGTACTCTCCGAGGGCGACGGTACCGCGATATGCGAGCGGCGGCGGACGCGTAGCAACCATGCCCCCGAGTAGGCCGGCGGTTACGTGAGCTACGGCGATCAGCGATGCCACTTCTTCGACGAGCTGGCTCGACTCGCGGAACTTGGCCGGGTCCGCTTCTGACGAACACGCGATTACCACGGTATCAGATAAGGACATGGCCTGGAGATGCACGTTCAGGCCGTCTGCGGCCACGGGATAGAGATTCGCCTGTCGTACTTGGTCGAGCAGATGGGTGAACTTATCGATGACCGCGGTCGGCTCTGCTCGCTGCCAAATCCCCTTGAACCCGAGGGCATCCAAGAAGGCGAGCACTCCGTGTCGTAGTGGTGAGGTAAGAGGCACCTTGGTCGCCACTATAGCCGGATCTCCGAGGTCACTATCTGCACTGATGTGCCATTTCTGGGCTCGCTAACAAGGCGCTCAGCCGCCGGCCTTGCCGGTCGGCTGGAGCGCCGAGTTAGCCAACGCCTCCGCATACCCTTATTTCCGTGCCCGTCGCCGCGCTTCGTTCTGCTGTCGCCGCGTGCGATATGTACGCAGCACGTCCTTTCCGAGTGACGTTCGGTTCCGAATGTCGGGTAGCAGGCATACCGCTATTGCCAGCATTCGTCGGATGACCTTGGAATCCCGGTACCACCGGGCTCCGTTGCAAGTGTAGCACGCCGGCAAGTAGTTCCTTGGATCGCTTCGGCCACCGCGGGCTCGTGGTCGAACGTGATCTGCGACCCACTCACCGCGAAGCGGGCCTCCGCAGACGTGGCATCGGGCGCTGGTCTTTGCGAGGATGGCATCGCGAAGGTTCGGCCGTAGGGATCTTCGCGCCGTTGCGTTGAGTTTCTGCATGCTCACGAGTTGCCTAACGATTTCCGGCTGAGCGGCCAGCGGTCACCGGCCGTCGGAGAGCTCGGGCCGGCGGACCACTGGGCCGCTCCAGCCGGCTGTTAGACAACGCAGTCCACAAGTACGCGTCTAGGTGTACGCGCGCGATACGCTTCTCACGTGCGATCCGACCCAAGAAGTCCTGGTAAAGCATGCTCTCGTTTTGGGAGAGGCCCTTCACAGTGCGCCAGACTGGTAACCCAGAATCCGGATAGTGGTCTGCGAGGGCCTTCGCGACCGCTGAATCGAGCGGCACCTCGTACAAGTGCTCTGCGCAGTCGAGTTTGTAGAACTGGCGAAGGTAGTGATTGTATAGGGCATCTCGGAGAAACAAGTTCAGGGCCTTACGTGCAACACCCCAGAACTGAGCCGCTCGGGGAAACGACGCGCGCATCGCTTCGGTATCTCGATCGAGCAGACGCGCGAACCGCCCGGCGTCGTCGGTTGAATACTTTCCAAGATTCACGTTCCCGGCGTAGTACCGCGCTGCGGCGAGCACGC
Encoded proteins:
- a CDS encoding ester cyclase, with protein sequence MSSSVAPQLSPSQRALSDLWDEHLRHEFATKDTDRTLETMVEDAYVNHVPVLTGGTGHAQLREFYSKHFISQMPPDLEIIPISRTIAEDRLVDEMVARFTHSVRMDWALPGIAPTGRRVLLPLIVVVQFRGGKLASERIYWDQASLLVQVGLLHTDGLPLVGVESGNKVLDPTLPSNTLIARLSK
- a CDS encoding HNH endonuclease encodes the protein MQKLNATARRSLRPNLRDAILAKTSARCHVCGGPLRGEWVADHVRPRARGGRSDPRNYLPACYTCNGARWYRDSKVIRRMLAIAVCLLPDIRNRTSLGKDVLRTYRTRRQQNEARRRARK